The window ATGACCACAGTAGCATGCCTGTTGCTTCGTATAACCAACTAACTTATTCCATCCAGGTCTCCACACTTTAAGGGTAGGTGGATCTGCCCTTTGTCTGGTTCTTTATCATCCCAAAGCACCCACATGGAGGCCTGTGGTGTTGGCAGAGAGACAAGGGCAAAGGAAGTAAGAGACAGGGAAGGATGGGGGAcaaaaagatgataaaataagAAGATTGAAGAATGTCAAAGAAGAAcgagaatggcctgaccaggtggtggtgcagtggatagagcgtcggactgggttgcagaggacccaggttcaaaaccccaaagtcaccagcttgagcgcaggctcatctggtttgatcaaggctcaccagcttgagcccaaggtcgctggctcgagcaaggggtcactcagtctgctgtaacccccctccccccgcctgtcaaggcacatatgagaaatcaatcaatgaacaactaaggagtcgcaacaaagaattgatgtttctcatctctctcccttcctgtctgtctgtccctatctgtccttctctctgactctgtctctgccaaaaaaaaaaaaaaaaaagaagaatgagaatGCATTAACCAATATTGTAAATGACATTGAGAGGCACAGGTCCTTTTGAGTTGTTGAAGAGAGTGGCCTACAATGTCCTCAGCTTCAATTCTGGGTCtgtttttgtatctgattggctCTACTGAGGTGCACAGTGCAATGGCATGAAGTGGGCATGGCTCACAGCTGTCATGAGGATGGGCAGGGCTGGATTCATAAAGAGAGGGGCAGTGTTGATGGCTTGGGGCTCCCTGGGGTCAGTGGGAGTCTTGGAGATCAGCATGGATGCTGTCTACATTTTAGAATAGTAGCAAAGTTACCCTGGTCTGAAGGCTAaggtaaattttattaagtatttcttCTGTGGTAAGTTACAAGCAGGTCATGAGCATTGGTGAAAacgttgaggccctggccggttggttcagtggtaaagtgttgacttggcatgtggaagtcccaggtttgattctggtcagggcacacaggggaggtacccatctgcttctccagccctccccttttccctctctctctctctctctttctctctatccccatcctgcagccatagctcaactgATGTTAacctcaggtgttgaggatggctccgtggagcctccccctcaggtgctaaaaatagctcagttgtgagcatggccccagatggggttgccaggtgatcctggtcagggcacatgtggaagtctctctctgtatctccccttctctcactaaaaacaaaacaaaagcatttaATGCACATGGCAGATATTGTGTCTGATAGTGCAGGCCCCACATAGGTGAGCAACAGGGTCATTTCTAAGGCTCTTCTTTCCATAACCAGAAGGTTTTTTATTACCTGCCAGATCCTTtcaagagaaatattaaaatggtCTTTTGGCTGGTGGggtggatttaaaaaataacttcggGTGCTTTGGTTGCAGGATGAGTTCGACAGACTCAGGCCCCTCTGCTACACCAACACGGATATCTTCCTGCTGTGCTTCAGTGTAGTCAGCCCCTCCTCTTTCCAGAACGTCACTGAGAAATGGGTGCCCGAGATCCGGTGCCACTGTCCCAAAGCCCCCATCATCCTAGTCGGAACTCAGTCGGATCTCAGAGAAGATGTCAAAGTCCTCATTGAGTTGGACAAGTGCAAGGAGAAACCAGTGCCGGAAGATGCGGCTAAGTTGTGTGCTGAGGAGATCAAAGCCGCCTCCTACATTGAGTGCTCAGCCTTGACTCAGAAAAACCTCAAAGAGGTCTTTGATGCAGCCATCGTTGCTGGCATTCAGTATTCAGATATACAACAACAGCCAAAGAAGTCCAAAAGCAGGACTCCAGACAAAATGAAAAACCTCTCCAAGTCCTGGTGGAAGAAGTATTGCTGTCTCGTATGATGCTAGCAAGAAAGCCAGAAAGACTTTTCAGATGAAATCGACATTAGAAGCTATATTAGCTACGAGGACTCCTTTGACTGTGCACCCTATATAGAAAACGTGTGTGCGTATTAGGAGGACTTCCCCCATTATGGATTCTTTCTAtcctttaattttcttgtttgtctGAGCTTAGAGGTGAGCCTCTTATGCAACGCATTTTTGAAGTAAGTTAAGCATTTTTCATAATTGGGAAATTTAGAGCTTTAGACCTTTGGATTGATATGAAAAATCTTGATACCTTCCATCTGGGTATCAAGAATGCAATTTTGCTACCTGATAAAGTACAGAAGGAAAGGTGTGGTTAACTGTCCCCTGGTGAAGGACTATTCCATGCAGAGTGCATTGTATACACAAAGCTACTTATGGTGAGAACAGCTCTTAGCTTTGAAACtctgtactttttattattttttgtaaggagcaaaaataagaaaaatgagagaCCTCTGCCTACAAAACCTCAAACCAGTCACAATGCTAATATTTGGTTGCTTAAGATTtaaaacaaccaccaccaccatgcaaCTAATGATCATCACACTGTGTAGACCAGAAAGGAAAAATTGTTTAGTGGGCTTTCTCATTCTTAGAACATTTGTGTTGATCCTATATAAACACAACCCAAACCTCCTGTGGACTTAGCAAGTGTTAGTAGCACTTATGTTGTCTTTAGGGTGTGATTCATCTTGAGATCAGAATGTGATGTTAGCTGTTAGTATTCATGCATCATGCTGCAGAAATCCTCGGTCAGTGTAGCATTAGGGAGCGCCAGTCTAAatggtttttatatttcataCTTAGGTTTTCTCATCTGCAGGGATGTGGGCACTCTTGAAAGACCTGCAGCAGATATTTGTGGGACACAAAGTGTACTTTTTTTCCCTTATCAGCCAAAACATgtacacatgctcacacacatttATGAATATATGGCTGTGTTTGCTGCTAAGACTTTTAAACAGGATGAGAAAAGCATGGCCACTAAAGCAGATGGCGGGAAATGTGGCCTCTTCTTTTTGGTAACCCTTTCAGAACAGATTTATTTTCCATTATACCCTGGATAGGATTTTAAGGGTACCAATACATTTTTAAGACCATCTGAAAACAAAACATGACAtctcaaaatctgttttaaaaaaatctgttataggccctggccggttggctcagtggtagagcgtctgcctggcgtgcagaagtcccaggtttgattcccggccagggcacacaggagaagtgcccatctgcttttccacccctcccctctccttcctctctgtctctctcttcccctcccgcagctgaggctccattggagcaaagatggcctgggcgctggggatggctccttggcctctgccccaggcactagagtggctctggtcgcaacagagcgtcgccccggaggggcagagcatcaccccctggtgggcagagcgttgcgcctggtgggtgtgccgggtggatcctggtcgggcgcatgtgggagtctgtctgactgtctctccccgtttccagcttcagaaaaatacaataaaaattaaaaaaaaaaataaaaaaaaaatctgttatattGACCAGTTAAAATTCAATCTTTCAGGGAAATGACAGCAGAGAGCAGTGCTGCCGGTCAGAGGGGGCCGGGGTGCTGTGGCCACCAGGAGCCACGTTCGTGCGGAACCAGAGCTCCCCCACTAAGCCACGTCCTCACTTATGAGCAGTGAGAACATCAAGTGTTTGTGAAACATCCATACTCTTCAAGGTGGCAGTTCAGTGTTTAGAGCTAAATCTTCTGGAGTATGAAATTGCCGCAGAAGGAGAGTAGTCTTACTCTATGATGCCTACGCTTCGGGGATGCTGGGAGGCAGCCTGATACATTGAATCGTAATGTCAGGCTTGTAGGGGGTAAAGCAAGATTTACCAAAATCAATTTAATGGGAAAGCTCTAGAGCCAGAGGACAGAAGAGTTGTATCTTTGGGTCTTGTGTTGTCTTTTTGATATTCAAAAAAAAGCCaacctttgtttttttatagaaaaagcaAAAGACTAAGTGATGCTTTAGGCTAGGggcttcttttatttctgttagtaaataaaatgaactaatttctttgtttaaaaactgaaaatacataaactgttcattattttttaatacgtGGAAAGGGATATTGGTCATAATTTCCTAAAGCGTTTAGTTATAACCTGAGTGAATAAAATGACTGTATTTGTGGAAATGCCCCAAACAGACCTAATGAAATGCATTCTAAGCTGTGTGCCTGGCTCGCCTACCCGTGGGAAGCCAGCTTCCCAGACTAGGCTCTGCCcgccctggtgtgcagaggtggGGGTTAAGGGATGTTATGTGATGGGTAAGTAATTTTTGAACAATATTTTATACTTAAGCAAGTGTCATGGAGTCCaattcaaatgaatttttaaaatacaacaaaaaagttaaaagaagttTTATGCATATGATAGCATATGGGGTCGTTCTTGTTCCCCTTAGGAGGGGTCTTTGGTATCCTCTGCCTTTAGGTCCACTCGTGGAGAGTGGTTAATGAGGAATGCCTGTGTGGTCCAGTTCTGAGAGCTTTACTCAAGTGCTTTATTTGTCACCTAGCTTGATACAACCTGTGCCATTTGCACTGAAAGCCTAGAGGCTTAACATTTAAATACAACAGTTTTTAACATGTTACTGTGTTTCACAGGATACAAAAGGCAAAATTGATTGTATTCCAgggtttccatttttatttcttggtgaAAATAGAGATCGGGCAGCAAAGGTTTTAAAAGTATGTGCTTGAGTTACATATAAAGTTGATGTACTTCAAAGCTCATGCTTCATTGGACTTGAAGCTTGGTATTGCAGAGGAGTGTTTGTAAGAATTGTGCTTTAGAAAATGCCACTTTAGCGTAACTCCTCCAAAATTGAAAAATGCAATGTACCCCAAAactgatttatttctctttaccGTGGATGTGGAAATGAACCTTTTGTGATGTTCTCTGTGAGTGATAGACTTACGAGGACCCACCCAGGTATTGCACAAGCCAATGTGAAGTCAAGGTTTTCTCTCCTGTTGCCACCCGGTGCCTTTCCAAGTTGTCCCTCCATGTTTCAGGTGTAATGACAATGAACAGAGCGTTGTCCCTGCAAATGCTGTAAATGAGGTGGTATGTAATAAATTCTGACCTGTGGATAGAACTGCACTTGCCTTTTCTACAGAAGAATTTTGTTGGAAGGGAATAAAAGTTTGGCCACATGGAGAAGCAGACTGGTCGGGAAGCATCATGCCATGCCCCCTAGAGGCATTGTGGGAATACAACCCCAACCAGCAGTTAAAGCTTATTCAATATAGGGTTTCAAGAATTCTGGGGTAACAGCTTGATATAAGAACTCTGGCTCTATGTGATAGATGGTGGGCTGGCGTCCCCGTGTGTTGGAAGAAGCGCTGTTCTTAGAGCCAGAAGTTCAGGCTCAGAGGAGCACTTCATATGTGAGAGATGGAGAGGTCATTAgatctgagcttcagtttccttgtgtGTAAACAGTCATTCATTTGTAAACATCTGCATATCAAATGGCTGTGGAAGGGATTAGAAGTCAAAGGTGCCATGTGCCCCACAAGCTTCACAGTGCCCACCACCAGCAGGTGCCCATCACCAGCGGTGCTGGGAGGTGCCCATGTGTTATGTTTGTGAATTCTCAGGTT is drawn from Saccopteryx leptura isolate mSacLep1 chromosome 1, mSacLep1_pri_phased_curated, whole genome shotgun sequence and contains these coding sequences:
- the RHOU gene encoding rho-related GTP-binding protein RhoU; this encodes MPPQQGDPSFPGRCEAPPVPPRRERGGRGGRGPGAPGGRGRADAAEGRGIKCVLVGDGAVGKTSLVVSYTTNGYPTEYIPTAFDNFSAVVSVDGRPVRLQLCDTAGQDEFDRLRPLCYTNTDIFLLCFSVVSPSSFQNVTEKWVPEIRCHCPKAPIILVGTQSDLREDVKVLIELDKCKEKPVPEDAAKLCAEEIKAASYIECSALTQKNLKEVFDAAIVAGIQYSDIQQQPKKSKSRTPDKMKNLSKSWWKKYCCLV